The following proteins are encoded in a genomic region of Candidatus Methylomirabilis tolerans:
- a CDS encoding nucleotidyltransferase domain-containing protein, with translation MVRVLEDKREAIAETCARFGVAHLDVFGSALGDDFRLGESDVDLLVHFRNQLTHGYATVDTIVWGIAIRDVPALRQECEGLMAEMESEDEWVPRRCHLDTYVGMKYRHTWR, from the coding sequence ATGGTTCGTGTACTTGAGGACAAGCGTGAGGCAATCGCGGAGACATGCGCTCGTTTTGGCGTGGCGCACCTCGATGTCTTCGGTTCCGCGCTGGGGGACGACTTCCGTTTGGGCGAGAGCGACGTGGACCTCCTGGTCCACTTTCGCAATCAGCTGACGCACGGGTACGCGACGGTCGACACCATCGTGTGGGGAATCGCGATCCGCGACGTTCCGGCGCTTCGACAAGAGTGCGAAGGGCTTATGGCCGAGATGGAATCAGAAGACGAATGGGTTCCACGCAGATGTCACCTTGACACATATGTTGGTATGAAGTATCGTCATACCTGGAGGTGA